TGGCGCTAAAAAAGTTTTAATCTCTGCTCCGGGAAAAGGTGATGTTAAAACTTTAGTTATGGGTGTTAACGACGATGAATATCAACCGGAAGTTCATAATATTGTATCAAATGCATCTTGCACAACAAACTGTTTAGCTCCAGTTGTTCACGTTTTATTAAAAGAAGGAATTGGTATTGAAAATGGTTTGATGACAACAATTCACTCATATACAGCAACACAAAAAACTGTTGATGGTCCTTCCAAAAAAGATTGGAGAGGTGGACGTGCAGCAGCAATTAATATAATTCCATCATCAACCGGAGCTGCGAAAGCTGTTGGCGAAGTTTTACCAAAAACTAAAGGTAAATTAACCGGAATGTCATTCCGTGTTCCAACTGCAAACGTTTCTGTTGTTGATTTAACTTTCCGTTCTGAAAAAGAAACTTCAATTGAAGAAATTGATGCGTTAATGAAAAAAGCTTCAGAAACTTATTTACAAGGAATATTGGGTTATTCAAATGAAGAAGTTGTTTCTACAGATTTTATTCATGATGAAAGATCTTCAATTTATGATTCGCTTGCAACTTTACAAAATAATCTAAAAGGTGAAAAAAGATTCTTCAAAGTTGTTTCTTGGTATGATAACGAATGGGGTTACTCAAATAGAGTTGTTGATTTATTGTTAAAAATGGGAAAATAAATAAATTGTAATAATTTAACAAAGACGCAGTCAAAATTAATGGCTGCGTTTTTTATATCTATAAACTGAATTCAAGGAATTCGGAGGAGAAAATGGAAAAATTATTTATCGAAGATTTAGACCTTAAAAGTAAAAAAGTTTTAGTTCGTGTTGATTTTAATGTACCGTTAAACGAAAATTTAGAAATTACTGATGATATCAGAATTACATCTGCACTTCCAACAATTGAAAAAATTGTTAAAGATGGCGGAAAAGCAATATTGATGAGCCACTTGGGAAGACCAAAAGGGGGACCAAATCCAAAATATAGTTTAAAACCAACAGCAGTTCGTTTGGGTGAATTGATAGGAAAAGAAGTAAAATTAGCTCCCGATTGTGTTGGTGAAGAAGTGAAAAAAATGGTTGATGATATGAAAGAAGGCGATGTTTTAATATTAGAGAATGTCAGATTTCATGCGGAAGAAGAAAAAAATGTTCCGGAATTTGCAAAGCAATTAGCAGATTTAGGAGAAGTCTACATTAATGATGCATTTGGTTCTGCTCACCGTGCACATGCTTCTACAGAAGGAATAACAAAATATATTTCGCAAAATGCATCTGGTTATTTGATGAAAAAAGAATTGGATTATTTGGGAAGCGCAGTTGAAAATCCTAAACGACCGTTTACAGCAATTTTAGGCGGTGCAAAAATTTCCGGCAAGATTGATGTAATTCAACAATTAATGAGCAAAGTTGATAACTTGATTGTCGGCGGCGGAATGGGCTACACATTTTATAAATCGCAAGGTTTGGAAATTGGAACATCACTTTTAGAAGCTGATAAAGTTGATCTCGCAAAAGAAATTCTTGAAAAAGCAAAAACTTCAGGAGTAAATTTTATGCTTCCGGTTGATGTAGTTGTTGCTCCGGAATTTGATAATTGCTCACTTTCTGATGTAGTTCCGGTTAATGAAATGCCGGCAGATAAAATGGGATTGGATATTGGACCAAAAACAATTGAGAAATTTAAAGAAATAATTTTGGTAAGTAAAACAGTTGTTTGGAACGGACCAATGGGAGTTTTTGAATTTGATAATTTTGCAAAAGGGACAAACGCAATTGCCGAAGCTTTAGTTGAAGCTACAGAAAAAGGTGCAATTACAATAATTGGCGGCGGAGATTCTGCAGCAGCAATTAAAAAAGCCGGATTGGATGAAAAAGTTTCTCACGTTTCTACCGGCGGCGGTGCTTCTTTAGAATATTTAGAAGGTAAAGCTTTACCTGGAGTTGAAGCTCTTACCAATAAATAAATTTGAAACCTTTTAAATCAAATTTAGTCTAATCTTTCAAAACCTCCGGAATTTGTAAACTATTCAAATTCGGAGGTTTAATTTTATACTAATTTATTTTTAATAATATTTTAGTAAATTCCAAAAGTGATTATAAAGATTTAATTTTAGGAAATTTTAATGGCTTATAATGATTATCGACCAAGAGGATTTGGCGGATTTAGTTTTTTTCCTCCGGTTATAAAAAATATTTTAATTATAAATGGAATTGTTTTTTTTATTTCAATTATTGCACAAAATATTGTAATTGGCGGAGTTTTACTTGATAATTTAATCACAAAATATTTTGCATTAATTCCATTCAGTAATACATATTGGAATTTTATGCCTTGGCAATTAATTACATATCAGTTTTTGCATGGCGGATTTTCTCACATATTTTTTAATATGTTGATGTTGTGGATGTTTGGTATGGAAATCGAAAATATTATGGGCTCGAAGAAATTTTTAATTTTCTATTTGCTTGCCGGAGTTGGAGGAGGAATTCTGCAATTATTATTGGGAACCGGTTCGGCTCCAATAATTGGTGCATCCGGAGCTGTTTATGGAGTTATGGTTGCGTTTGCAATGTATTTTCCGGATAGGTTAATTTATATATATTTTCTTATTCCCGTTAAAGCAAAATATTTAATTGTTTTCATGATGGTTATTGAATTTCTTTCCGTTGGTGATGCAAGTTTTGTTGCACATTTAGCTCATTTAGGCGGAGCAATTATCGGATTTTTATTTGTAATTATGGATAGAAAAAACAATTATAATTTTGATAGAATTTTCGAAAGTTTCAAAAGTAAAACAGATTATTCTGATAATTTTTCATTTAAGAAGAAAAAATCACCGTTTAGTTTTGGTAAAAAAGAAGCAGAAGAAGCTGAGTATTATGAAATAAATTCGGCAAATAAAAACGAAGAAAAAATTTCACAAGAAACAATTGATAAAATTTTAGATAAAATTAGTCAAAGTGGTTATCAAAATTTAACAGAAAAAGAAAAGAAAATTCTTTTTGAAGCAAGCAAGAAAAATTAATTTTGTTTTTGTCATTGCGAGGAGTTTACGACGAAGCAATCTGTAAAATATGATAGAACATTTTTATGTTTATATACTAACTAATAAAAACAAAACTGTATTATATACGGGTATTACAAATAATTTACAAAGAAGATTATTCGAACACAAAAATAATTTTGTAGATGGCTTTACAAAAAAATATAATATCCATTATTTAATCTATTTTGAAATTTTTAAAGATTCACTGAACGCTATTAAACGAGAAAAACAAATCAAAGCTGGCTCAAGAAAAAAGAAAATTGAATTGATTGAATCAATAAATCCCAATTGGGAAGACCTCTCTGAAAGGTTTAATATTTTTTAAAGAATCATTTATATTATTATTATGCAACATTTAAATGATTGCTTCATCAAATCAAAATTTGATTTGATTCGCAATGACAGATTCTATCAAACATTTTCAACTCTATTTTTTTTAGTTGTAATTCTAATTTCATTCCAATTTTGCAGTAACCAGAAAAATGTTGATCTTGAAACTCTCTCAAAAGTTTATGTTGATTTATTAGTTGTTGAAGATTTTTATTCGGGTACTGATTCCGTTAAAATTAAAAAAGAAGAAGTTTTTAAAAAGTACGAAATCGATTCAACTTCTTATTTTAATTCTTATAAATCTTTGAAATATAATGACGCAAAATGGAATGAATTTTTTAATCTCTCGCAAGCTTATTTGGATACGTTAAAATCTAAACAGAAGAAGAATTAGCTTTAAGAATTGCTTTTACAATTCTAATTTTTGAGTAACTAACATTTGTTTCAATTCTACTTTTTATTGATTTCAAATCTTCGTTAAAATCCATAATATTTGCTTTTACTAAATCAAATTCTTCTTTCGAGATTAATGAGGAAAAATCCAAATTTGGATAATAACTAATTATTGTTTCAACTTGAATTGATACAATAGATTCCGGCAGTTTAAGCAGTTTTGAAATATCATAAAGTGAATATTTTTTCAGTATCAAATCATAAGTTTGCGAAATATGTTTTGGTAATTTTTTGGCAATCGAATTTTCATTTTCAATAGTTGTATGTTCTTTAATAATTGATAAAAATTCTGGACCAATTTTATTAAACATTCTTTGGTTGAATCCGCTAATCTGCAAAATTGCCGATGAAGATTGAGGTTTATCTTTTACAATTTCTCTCAGAATTTTATCAGAGCAAATTATTTGCGGATTTTGATTAAATTTTTTTGCTGCTAAATCTCTTTCTTCGCGTAATTTATTATATAATTCAAGATTAATTTCATAATGATTATCCTGAACTTCTACATTTTCAAATTCATTTTCTTCAACAAAAAATAATTCTTCCAAGGGATTAAAAACCAATTCATCATTTATTTCTTTCAAAATATTTTTCTTCAATAAAAATTGAATTGATGATTCAATTTCTTGAATTGAATAATGTTTGCAATTTTCAAATGTTGAAATTTTTCTTGCGATATTTGAATTTGAACTTCCTTTTAATATTCCAATCAATCTATTTTCGGTTAAACTTCCTTTAAATTCTTTAAAAGTTCTAATAATAATTTCGTTGATGAATTCATTGTTATTAATATTTTTATTTTTGTTCGAACAATTATCACATTTACCGCATTTGTAATTTTTAGTTTCTTCACCAAAATATTCCAAAATAAATTTAAAACGGCAATCATCGGTATTTACATATTCTAAAACTTGGTCAAGTTTATTTTCAGCTAATTGAATTTTTTTATTAATCTCTGCTTTGTTCAATTTAAGATTTTTGCTCGCAACTCTTTCAGTTAACATAGAAATTTTTTGAACAAACGCTGGTTTATCGTATTCAATAATTCCAATATTATTTAACGTAAATAAAAATTCGTTAATTGTCCTTTTACTGTATCCAAAATTTTGATAAAGAAAATCAAAATTAATTTCTACTTTAGAATTGAAAATTGAATTTCCGAAAATTTTAATTAATTGAATTACAAAATCTTGCAATTCGGAATTAAACATTCCTTTTAAATATTTCTTTAAATCATTTTGAGATAATTTTATTTGAATAAAATGACAGAGTGAATTTTGCGAATGAAGTTTTAGATAATTACTCTCTTCCAAAATTGAAATTATTGAAGGAATCAATCCTTTATGAATTTCTTTGGATTCAATTAATTTTATTAAATCATTTGAAATTTCTAAAAGTTTTTCAGTTTTACTATTTACAGCAATTTTATAAAAATCTAAAATCGCATCATAACATTTTTTAATTTGCTCAACATTTGGATTACTAATTTGAATAAAAAATTCTTGAATTTCTTTATCTCGGTTTGAATAAAATAAAATTGCTTTCGATTCAGAGCCGTCTCTACCAGCTCTTCCGAATTCTTGATATAAATTTTCTATTGAACTTGGAATATTATAATGAATTACCAATCCAATATTTTTTTTATCAATTCCCATTCCGAAAGCATTTGTGGCAACAATAATATTAGTTCTTCCATTTATAAAATTATCTTGAATAATTCTCCTTAATTCATTTGTTAATCCAGCATGATAAAATTCGTTTGTAATTTTTTGCAAATTTAAAAATTGAGAAAGTTGTTCCGCATGTTTTCTTGTAGAAGAATAAATTATTGCAGTAGTTTTATTTCCCCTTAAAATTTCCGCAATTTTCTCTTTTTTATTTTTATCGAACAAAACATTTAGTGAAATATTTTCTCGCTCAAATCCGGTTATATGAACTGAAGGATTTTCAAACTGCAATTGCTCAATTATATCTTTTCTTACTTCGGGAGTTGCGGTTGCAGTAAATGCAGAAATATTTTTCACTTCAATTGCTTGAGTAAAATTTTTAATATTTCTGTAACTCGGTCTAAAATTATGTCCCCATTCGCTAATACAATGTGCTTCATCAATAAATAAAAATTCCGGTTTTAAATTTTTAATTCGTTGAACAAAATTTATGTTGTTAAGTTTTTCGGGAGAAACAAACAGCAATTTTATTTTACTATTTTGCAATTCATTTAGAACTTTTTCTGACTCTGAGAAGTCTAAACTGCTGTTAATGAATGCTGCAATTTTTTGTTTTTGATTCAAGGAATTTACTTGATCTTGCATCAAAGAAATTAGCGGGGAAATTATTATTGAATAAGTTTCGGAAATGATTGATGGCAATTGGTAACAAATTGATTTTCCCGCTCCGGTTGGCATAATTACTAAAACATTTTTTTTATCTAAAATGTCTTTAATTATTTGTTCTTGTCCCGGACGAAAATTTTCAAATCCGAAAAATTCGTGTAATTTTTTTAGCAGCATATTCAATTTTTATTTGTGATACTCATAAAATAATTATCAATCATTTTGTCATTGGATTCTTTTGTTCATTCAGAATGACAAATATTAATTTTAAGAAGTTTAGATTTAGAAAAAACAAAGAATAATTCTATCTTTACGTAAACTTATTACAAATTTAAAGAAATAATGAATTCCATTGAAGTTACAAATCTAACCAAAATATTTAAAACCAAAGCTCTAAATAAAAATGAAATTACAGCTTTGGATAATATTTCATTGAATGTTGAAAAGGGAATTATATTTAGTTTGCTTGGTCCAAACGGTGCCGGTAAAACTACATTGATAAAAATTTTGTTAGGAATTGTTTTCCCAACAAGCGGAACTGCTAAAATTTTAGATCAAGATGTTTCCAATTTTGAAGTGAGAAAAAAAATCGGATATCTTCCGGAAAATCATAAATTCCCAAATTATCTAAATGGTGAAGAAGTTATTGTATATTACGCAAAATTAAATGGATTTGAAATTGATAAAAATTCTCCAAAAATTTCTGAAGTTTTAAATTTGGTGAAAATGGAAAAATGGAGAAAAACCAAAATCAAAAAATATTCTAAAGGAATGATGCAAAGATTAGGTTTAGCACAAGCAATTATTCACGATCCGGAAATTATTTTTCTTGATGAACCAACGGATGGAAT
The nucleotide sequence above comes from Ignavibacteriota bacterium. Encoded proteins:
- the gap gene encoding type I glyceraldehyde-3-phosphate dehydrogenase gives rise to the protein MAIKVGINGFGRIGRQVINVLAEKGMLGKEVDVVAVVDVSTDAKYFAYQLKYDSVHGKFKGELGSAKSDPSLADDDLIVVNGDKIKCVMAQKDPSQLPWGELGVDIVIESTGLFTDSEKAKGHLAAGAKKVLISAPGKGDVKTLVMGVNDDEYQPEVHNIVSNASCTTNCLAPVVHVLLKEGIGIENGLMTTIHSYTATQKTVDGPSKKDWRGGRAAAINIIPSSTGAAKAVGEVLPKTKGKLTGMSFRVPTANVSVVDLTFRSEKETSIEEIDALMKKASETYLQGILGYSNEEVVSTDFIHDERSSIYDSLATLQNNLKGEKRFFKVVSWYDNEWGYSNRVVDLLLKMGK
- a CDS encoding phosphoglycerate kinase, which translates into the protein MEKLFIEDLDLKSKKVLVRVDFNVPLNENLEITDDIRITSALPTIEKIVKDGGKAILMSHLGRPKGGPNPKYSLKPTAVRLGELIGKEVKLAPDCVGEEVKKMVDDMKEGDVLILENVRFHAEEEKNVPEFAKQLADLGEVYINDAFGSAHRAHASTEGITKYISQNASGYLMKKELDYLGSAVENPKRPFTAILGGAKISGKIDVIQQLMSKVDNLIVGGGMGYTFYKSQGLEIGTSLLEADKVDLAKEILEKAKTSGVNFMLPVDVVVAPEFDNCSLSDVVPVNEMPADKMGLDIGPKTIEKFKEIILVSKTVVWNGPMGVFEFDNFAKGTNAIAEALVEATEKGAITIIGGGDSAAAIKKAGLDEKVSHVSTGGGASLEYLEGKALPGVEALTNK
- a CDS encoding rhomboid family intramembrane serine protease is translated as MAYNDYRPRGFGGFSFFPPVIKNILIINGIVFFISIIAQNIVIGGVLLDNLITKYFALIPFSNTYWNFMPWQLITYQFLHGGFSHIFFNMLMLWMFGMEIENIMGSKKFLIFYLLAGVGGGILQLLLGTGSAPIIGASGAVYGVMVAFAMYFPDRLIYIYFLIPVKAKYLIVFMMVIEFLSVGDASFVAHLAHLGGAIIGFLFVIMDRKNNYNFDRIFESFKSKTDYSDNFSFKKKKSPFSFGKKEAEEAEYYEINSANKNEEKISQETIDKILDKISQSGYQNLTEKEKKILFEASKKN
- a CDS encoding GIY-YIG nuclease family protein, translated to MIEHFYVYILTNKNKTVLYTGITNNLQRRLFEHKNNFVDGFTKKYNIHYLIYFEIFKDSLNAIKREKQIKAGSRKKKIELIESINPNWEDLSERFNIF
- a CDS encoding RecQ family ATP-dependent DNA helicase, yielding MLLKKLHEFFGFENFRPGQEQIIKDILDKKNVLVIMPTGAGKSICYQLPSIISETYSIIISPLISLMQDQVNSLNQKQKIAAFINSSLDFSESEKVLNELQNSKIKLLFVSPEKLNNINFVQRIKNLKPEFLFIDEAHCISEWGHNFRPSYRNIKNFTQAIEVKNISAFTATATPEVRKDIIEQLQFENPSVHITGFERENISLNVLFDKNKKEKIAEILRGNKTTAIIYSSTRKHAEQLSQFLNLQKITNEFYHAGLTNELRRIIQDNFINGRTNIIVATNAFGMGIDKKNIGLVIHYNIPSSIENLYQEFGRAGRDGSESKAILFYSNRDKEIQEFFIQISNPNVEQIKKCYDAILDFYKIAVNSKTEKLLEISNDLIKLIESKEIHKGLIPSIISILEESNYLKLHSQNSLCHFIQIKLSQNDLKKYLKGMFNSELQDFVIQLIKIFGNSIFNSKVEINFDFLYQNFGYSKRTINEFLFTLNNIGIIEYDKPAFVQKISMLTERVASKNLKLNKAEINKKIQLAENKLDQVLEYVNTDDCRFKFILEYFGEETKNYKCGKCDNCSNKNKNINNNEFINEIIIRTFKEFKGSLTENRLIGILKGSSNSNIARKISTFENCKHYSIQEIESSIQFLLKKNILKEINDELVFNPLEELFFVEENEFENVEVQDNHYEINLELYNKLREERDLAAKKFNQNPQIICSDKILREIVKDKPQSSSAILQISGFNQRMFNKIGPEFLSIIKEHTTIENENSIAKKLPKHISQTYDLILKKYSLYDISKLLKLPESIVSIQVETIISYYPNLDFSSLISKEEFDLVKANIMDFNEDLKSIKSRIETNVSYSKIRIVKAILKANSSSV
- a CDS encoding ABC transporter ATP-binding protein, whose amino-acid sequence is MNSIEVTNLTKIFKTKALNKNEITALDNISLNVEKGIIFSLLGPNGAGKTTLIKILLGIVFPTSGTAKILDQDVSNFEVRKKIGYLPENHKFPNYLNGEEVIVYYAKLNGFEIDKNSPKISEVLNLVKMEKWRKTKIKKYSKGMMQRLGLAQAIIHDPEIIFLDEPTDGIDPVGRKEIRDILKDLKNQGKTLFLNSHLLSEVELVSDKVAILNEGKLIKIGSVEELTVSKEICIIEIDEKLNNNLIENLSKSYKFNLSNNIIELEVSDNKISNVFMDELRKSNINILSFSQKKSSLEDMFIKSISEKNNNE